A region of the Stieleria neptunia genome:
ATCGCAATCCGCTCTTGTTCCAGCGCCGCCAATCGCGATTTCAACAGATCGTCACGGCGCTGGGCGATCGCTTCGGCGTCATCCGCACCGTCATCGGCGCCCGGCGCTGCCAGACCGGTCAGCGAATCAAGGATGCCTTTACGCTTTTCGGCTTCTCCCGTTCGTTCCTCATCGGCTGCCAGTGATTGCCGGATCGCCGCCAGTTCAGCCTCTGCGCCTTCGACGTTCGCACTGATGTCGAAACTGCCACCGATGTTTGAAATTTTGCCGACGATGCCTTGGATGCGGTCCAAGATCTTCCACGGGCGGATAAACATGTCCACGAGGATACCGACACTGTCGAGAGAGATCGAAATCAGCTCCCCAAAGAATCGTTTGACGAATCCGAGGAACCCGACAAACGCGGTTTTCGAAAGTGAGACGGCTCCTTGTATGCCCCGATACCAGATGAGCCTGATAGACGCCCACAGGGCTCGTGAGAGCTGCTCTGTATCGCCCGAACCGATCACCGCGCGAATTGTGTCGAAAACTTGCGAAAACGTGTCGGCGACGCCCCCAAGGGCTCCTTTTATGACGTCGAACGTCCCGGCGAAGTTGAACGCCTTTACCGCTGCGATCGCCATCATTCCAACGAGAACGCCTATGGCAGCCGTGACGCCGAGGATGATAAGCGTGATCGGCGCGAATGCGATCGAGACAGCGGTGCCAGCCGCAGCGGCAACAGCGCTAAAAATCCCCATCGCTACCGTACCGAGTGCGATCTCTCCAGTGAGTACAGCGGCAATGCCTCCCAGCGCGGTGTAGACACCAGTCAAGAACGCCGCCACCGTCGCGTTGGCAGCCTCCGCCGCAGCTAGCAGCGTCATCCCAGCAGCAAGCCCGGCAGTCGTACCGGTTGCAAACGCCATCGCCCCGGAAACCGACAGCACCACCGCTTCGAAAATACCGAGAAGCGCCGACGCTGCTCCGGAGACGAAACTCGCAAGCGACATCGCACCAGTGACCAAGCCTAAACCAATCGCAGCAATCTTCGCCGCTCCGGCAAATGCCAACAGGCCACCACCGGCAAGTCCGACAGTGGCGATCAACGCAAAGACACCACGCACCACGCCCTCATTCTCTCGGGCGAACCCAACCAAGAATTTCGACGCGTCGGACACAGTATTTGCGATGTCGGTGAACGCGGGGGCGAGTGCTCCGCCGATCGTCAGCGTGACTGATTTGATGACCGACTGAACGCGGTTCATTGCGTCCGTCAATTCGGCTGCCGCCTTGGTGTCGTCTTCGCTCAGCACCCGACCGAGTGAATCGGCCTCGTCGATTAAGCCCCGGATGCCCTCAGCCCCCAACGCGAGCAAGGGAAGCATTTCCCGACCAGCACGCCCAAAGATCTTCTGAGCCAATGCGCCACGCAAAGACGTGTCCTCGACGGCGGCTAAGCCGTCAGCGACTTTCAGCAACTGATCTTCCGGGGACAGGCCGTTAACATCCTGAAATGTGATTCCCAAGCGTCCGTAGGCGTCCACAGCCTCACCGGATCCACGAGACAGATCCAGCATCGAACGCGACAGTCCAAACATCGAACGTTCAACCGCCCCCAGGTTCGCCCCTGACTGCTCCGCGGCGAACCCCAGCCCCGAGAGCGTCTGAACCGCCACGCCCGTCCGTGCGCTCATCTTGTCGATTTCGTCGCCAGTGGACGCGAATGTCTTAGCCAACGCACCGAACACTCCGGCGCTCGCCAGCGACGACGCAGTCAAGATTCCACCGAGTCGACCAACGGAACCCGCGAACCGATTGATACGGCCCTGCATTCCACGGATGCCCTGTTCCAGGCGATCGCGAATTGAAACCTCAACGAATGCGTCGCCCGCTTTGATTCCTCGTCTGTTCATTCTGTGCCCTTAATTGAGGATTCCGTGCCATTCTGTCGGGATGGTTCCCGCTTCGACCTCTTCTTCCAGCGACACGCCGGAGAATGGACGTGGCTCGACCCTCGCTGTACGGATACGCTTTTTCTTGCGGCTTGATGGACGACTGCGGCGCGTGATTGCGTACCAGGTCGACCCGTCGTAGCTTTCCTCTGGAATGCGGATCGTTCCGCCGATCTCCAGAGTTCCGGGCACCGTCCCGTCGACCGGTTCGATCAACGATTGCCGCTTGTTCAACAGAACGGGACCGACGACGACTGAGTGTTGCTGTTGGTCATAGGCAAACAGAATCGTTCGCAGCGATGCAAACCCGGTCGTGTGTGCCGATGGAGGCTGCCCTGGCTTACTCGGTCGCCTGCGTTTCCGAATCTTAGAACGCATGCGCCGACGGATGTACGACCCAACACGCGAAAGCGCCCGGCGCTCTTTGCTCTCCAGCTGATTCCGGATCTTGTCCGAATCGAAGAAGTTGGCTTTTGAAACTTTGAAGTCGAGTCCGATCATTGGAAGTCTGACGCGTCGCGGTACGGGTGAAAGTCGAGCATGGATTTACCTTGGTTGCCCAGCACCGCCATCATTCGCGCTGCCGGGTCCCAGTTCTGCTTCCGCGCCTCAACCGCTGCCGCGTGCAACTCCCGGAGGGTCCATGGCCAAGGATCTACTCTGGCGATGGCGCTGAGTTCTGCGACCCACTGCCACTGCTCGGTTGCGGTTTGGTCGGCTCGGGGATCATCGACAATACGGCCGCTGTCCCCTCGTCTAGCTGCCTCTCGAATTCGCCGGAGTCGATCAATTCCAGCAAACGCTCCTGCCCAGCTTTGATCGATTCGATCTGCTTCCGAGCGAGAATCGCCATCGCGGTTTGGCCTAACTTCTGGAAAAAATTTTCCGTCTCCGCGAGTAACGCGATGGACGCCTGATCGGCAAACCCATCTCCATAGAGTCGCTGTTCAAATTCGTCCGCGCCGATGCTCGCCTCCTTGGCTTGCTCTTCGCACAAGAGGAACAGATACGTCAGACGCTCCGTCAGAGACGAGATCAGGTACTGATACTGCGTCGGGTGGAACAAATCGATTCCGATACGCTCCCTGATCGCGCGGACACGCTGAAGCGACAGGGCGACGGTCCACTGCTGACCCATGTTGTCCTTAAACGTTTTCATTCGGTTCCTGTTCTTGATCGCTTGGGGGGGATTGCTTCGGCGTGTTCGCTGCGTCCTCGAATGACTGATAGAGCGCCCCGCCAATCCAGATGGTTTGGCCGGGCAACATGTCTTTCGTCAGACGGTCGATCCGCGCCACGGTGGCGCTGTCGCCGATGCGCTTCGCCAGTTGGCTGAGTCGCCAGATTTCAACCTCCACGTGTGGACTGACGGTGGCGACTTTGCGTTCTTTTGCCATTCCAGTTCTCCGGTTGGCGGTGACGGTCAGGGGTACTGTCAGGAGCGGGCTACGCGGAAACCGGATCGGTTCCGCCGGTCGCAACGACGACGTCTTGATCCGTCTCCAGATTCCCCAATTCGTCGATGGCTTCCGCCATGCCGAAATTGAATGTGGTCAACACCGGGTCAGCACCGTTGCCGCCGTTCGGTGTTTCCCCAAACAACACGGGCGCGACCACACCGCGAGCGTTTGCCACCGACAACTCGTCTGACAGGATCAGAATCCTCATCAGGGTGCCGTTTCGCTGTGCGCTCTTCAACGCAGCGTAGACAGCGTCGGCCGAACGTTTGCGAACGTACTCGAAACTGCCGCTAAAACCTGAGAACCCAGGTGTGTTGAAGTTGTAGTCTCCAATTTCGACACTCCCCAATCCGGGGCCGTCTGTGTACTGAAGATTCCGGTGCGGGATTTCGACCCATGCGGCTGCCTCATCGCTCAGTGAGTCATCGGTGTACCCGCCGCTCAGAAGCGTTTTGTCGTAATACATCTTCTGCTCGCGTCCGCTGTACCCGCCTCGGGTCAGCTTGCCGAACTGTGCTGCTACCGGATCAGTGATTGTTGCCATGACTATCGGTCCTTTTGTTTTCACGCGAGCGGCGCCCGCGATCGGGGGTGATGGTTAAGGGTTGGTTCGGTCGAGAGTGTCGTAGTAGCTGAGGCGAATCAGGGAGAGGTAAACATTTGAGTTGTAAAGACGATCAACATCCAACGTGACGCTATCAAGCGACCTGAACGCAAAGTTTTCGCTCCCGAGCTTCGTCATCTGCCCAGTCGGTGACCATAGCTCGATGATCTCTTGCGCCAACGCGTCCAGCTCGTCGGCTTCTTCTTTTCGTTGTTGCCGGAAATCGCTTTTGGTTTTCCCGGCGCCCTGTTGCAGCGGCGAGAGGTTTCCTAACACTCCCACCTCAACAACGATGATTCGTTCATTGACCGCGCCCTCGCTGGCATCGATCGATTGCGTTCCGTTCCGGACGACGATCAGCCGTTTGTTTTCGTACTCCTCGATCTCCTCACGCGAGTAATCAACGATCAGGCAGGTCTCTACCGTCTCGTCCTCAAACCCGCTCTGAAGCAACACCGCGAGGTTGTCGCGGAATCTCGATCGTCGAAAGTATTGGGCGTCCATGGTCAGCTAGCGCTCTGTCGTAACGTCGTGTGGATTCGGTACGAGACGCGTCGTGCGTCCGACCATCGCCAGCCCGTGGGGTTCAGACTGGGGATCACGTCGTAGACCGCCCCGCCCACATCAGTGATCGTCGCGCCCACGCTGGGCTCAACGGTCTCCTCTGTGTCCGGATCGATCATCAGTGCCCGGCGAACGATCCAATCGACCGTGCGGACCTCGGTGTACACATCGCCGTCAGACTGCACCGCATCAAACCGGGACTGTCCACGCACCGCCTGTTCGATGGCGATGGTGAGATCACCGAACTGATACGTCACGGCCTCCCCTGCGGCGCCCTCCAGGACGTCCGCGTGTAACGACAATGCATCATCGATCAGTGACATCGGCTTACGCGGCTACCGTGAGGAGCGCCTCGGTGTCGGTGATCTGATCCGTCACGACGATTGGCACGCCGTGCGCCTCCGTCGGGAACGGTGCCTCAGCCCCAGTGGCATTGGTCGCGGTTCGCGACTGTTGCAACTGTTTTTGGCTGCGTCGGCTCATCGCGAATGCGTTGGGCTTGCGTCCCGCCGGGAACAGGGCGAACAACTCGGACAACAGGTCATCGGTGAGTCCCTTGCCGCTGTCGGCGGTCAGGTTGCAGATCCGCCCCAAGTCTAATGTCGTCGAGATTTGCAGGCCGCCGTAGAACAGGATCGGGGTTCGCATCGCGTCGTAGACGCCGGTTGCAGATCCATCCAGCACGGTCGGGAACTCTTCGCCGATCTCGATCCGCCCGTTGGCACCGTACACGACGCTCACAGCGGGCTCACCGATTCGGATGGCCCAGACGGACGAAGCCGTGTTGGCGGTTGTGCCAGCGGCGTTGATGACCATCGAATCGTCCGAGTCGTCGCACGTCGTTTCATTGGCGAAGCCCCCAAAGCCATCCGCGTCTTGGCCGGTGCCGTAAACGATTTGCTTTTCGAAGTCCGCGAAGGCTGCCATCAAGTGATCTTTGGCTTCACGGGTTCGCAGCGCGTCACCGTTCTTGGACTTCAGGAGTCCCATATCGATCGAGAACCCGGCGTCGAACAGCTTGAGCGCCTTGACGACCTTGGTGTACGTGGCCTTCTTGTTTTCGCGGCCGTCGTTGATCGCACGGAAGCCCGTCGTGGGCGCCGCGGTTTTCTTCAACCACTCGTGGCTGGTGTCGTTGGACGCTTCGATTGCTGAGAGTGCCGCCAATAGTGGCGCGTCCTCCAGCAGTTCCGAAACTTCGATGTCGGAGATGTTGCCGTCGCCCAGTTGCAACAGCTCGGTTGTGGTGACGAATGCGTTAGCCATCGTTCGATTTTCCTTGGTTCAAAAGTGGTTTGTTGTGAATGCCCGCTATCGACGGGTCAGTTTTTGCGTGCCCGCGTGTACTCCGCGAAGCTGACCTTCTTCGATTCATCACCGGGGTGAGTCTCGATCGGGTGCTCTTCGCCAAGGTTGATCGACGAAAGCTTTTCCTGAGCCTCGCTCAGCGACCCTTGAGCTTCGATGAGCGCCGCCGCCTGCTTGTCGCAGAACAGTTCCAACGCCTCTTCGTAGCTCTTGCCGTCGGTAAACCAGTTGACGCCGTCTTCGGCACCGAACTTGTCCGTGTATCGCTTCTGTTCAGCGAGCAGTGATTCTCGCGTCACTTCTGGGGCTGCCGGTGCGTCCGGCGTTTCGGTCTTTGCCATGGCGGCTAGCTCCGTTTCTGAAACAAGGGAAAGCCCGTGGCTACTGAGCCAATGGGCAAAGAATTGGGACGCCCGGTCGCCATCGACATCGAATGCCGATGACTGGGGCTTGGTGTCGCTGATACCAGCGGCGTAGCTGAGAAATTCGTCTGCCTGACGGGCCAACGGCGAACGATCAAACAGACCGTCAGGGTTGGCCGCTGGCTCGTCGACCACGTCGGCAGCGCGCAGCTCTGAGAGCCGCACGTGTGGGTATCCGTGTTCGTTGCGATCGTCCGGGCTTTTGAATCGTTTGGTTTTGACGGTGCGCCCGTGACGGTCCTCATACTCGTAGTCCTCTTGGTGCGCCTCGCCAAACGCGTCCTCTGATTCGAAATCGTGATGAAACACGATCGACAGCCCAGCGGCGGCCGGGTCTTCATCGGTCAGCAGCATCACGTACTCGGCGAGATCACCGTCAGGCGTGCTGTGAGCGCTCTCTGCAAAGTGCAAATCGCCCACGGCTTTTTCACCCTCGACCCTGACGTCCATCAGGCGACCAAGGTGACGACCCATGCCGTCGGAGCACAAACCGGGATGAGTGAAGCGACACTTGAGCCCGGTCTCGGCCTTGCCCTGTGCGTACTCCGCTACCTGCTCGATGGTGATCTGGTCGAGCCACATCTCGTGGCCCAACGCCTCACCAACGGCCGCAAGCGATACGCCACGGATGATGCCCGCGCCATACTTGCCACCGGCTCGGTCGATCACCGGGTCTGCACCGTCTGCGCGTCCGAATCGTGCGTACTGTTTTGCCGGTGGGTCCATTGTCTTTGTCATTGGTCTGTCTCGATTACTTGGATTGCTTCCGGTTCCATCGCGTACTCCAGCGACACACCTTTGGATGCCGCGTACTCGCGTGCTTTCGCGATTTGATCGATGTTGTCGTAGAGGTCGGTGCCAGTCGAACGGCAGATTCGTTGCGGGTTGTCCAGCGCACCTTTGATCGCAGCCACGTGTCCGCGAATCTCTTTGCTGGGATCCCACCACGGCATCCCACGGGGCACCCACTCAAACGCGACGTCAAGAACACGCATGCCACGGGGCAGCGTCAGCCGTCCGTCACGGACCCATCCGGCGATCTTCCAGACGGTGTAGTTCCGCCGCATTTCGATCTGGTCGTCTCGCTTGTCTTTGCACGACCGTTCGTAGTGCAGCCACGCCGCTCGGCTGCCGAAGAAGTTCGTATGAGACTCGTCATAAAACGAGTATGGAATGTCCAACGCCTTCAACGCGACCTGGACCACCAACTGCGTGAACTTCTGGAACTCGCTGGACGGTTGCTTGGATTCGAGAAACTCAGCTCTGTCGCCGGGATCTAAGTCCAAAAGTTGGGGGCCGCTGCCGAAGTCGACCTTGTAACCAGCAGGGTCCCCGGTGCTCTCATCAGTCGGGCCGTCTTCATCCTCGCCAAGTTCGCCGGCCGATTCAGTGCCATTGCGATAGAACGCCAACGCAAAGAGCTGAGACACCTTCGCCTTGGCCAGTGCGTACGAAAAGTTTTCGTAGACGTCACGAAGGGGATTGAGAGCCGAAACCAGCGGCGAGACTCCACGCACCTGATCGCCGGCATACCGATCGAAGAACCCGTAATGAATCACATTCGGTGCGTTGACTCGGCGAACGAACTCAACCGATGTGTTGCTGGCCCGCCGGTGCAGGGCAAATGACAGAGGCCGGCCGAATCGACCGATCATGATCCCGTCTACCCAGTTTTCGCTGGCCCCCATATCGACAGGATCTCGGATTAGATCCGCTTGGATGCCCTGTAGGCGCCCATCGTTAAGTTTGATTAAGCCAGTGTCGCCATCCAAGACTCGCCGGGCCTCTGCCAATCGAAACAGCTTCTCGCGGCCGAATCGCCCTGATAGGTCAGAACGCGACGGGCGCGAATCATCCAACATGAGCCTTTCGATTTGTTGGTTTAGCTGCTCGTCCTCGTTGCGGCCGTGAAAGTCAAACGCCGAGACGTAGTCCAGGTGCCGCCGGACCATCCACGCCGCAAGACTCAGATTGCGGCAGAGATCCGCTGCATTCTCTTGCAGCTTCCTGCGTTTCGTTCCTCGTACGTGGTGGTCCTCACGGACCACACCGCGCGTGATGGCGCGACGTCGGCCGCGGGGATTCAACGCGTCGTAGGAGAAAAACGATGTAACGCGATTGGTGAAGGTCCCCAGCATCAGAAGCCTCCCAGGCTAATCCGGGAGGCAACGGGCCGACGGGTGCGCCGCGGTACCAAGCCATCACGCAGTTTCGTCAGCCGTTCACGCTCTTGCCGCAAGCTGGCCAAGTTGACCTTGGTGCTTGTGCCGTCGGTGGACACGCTCTCGATGCCAGACGCCAGTCTTGCGTCAATGGTGGCAAGACGCGTCTCAATGCCGCGTAAAGACTCGTAGCTGTTCATGCCGACGATCCTACGCGCCGTCGCGTGATTCCCCCCTACCGTGATGTCCGCGTCTCGGAGTTACTTGCCGCGAAAAGTGTCTCACCGTGAGGCGCTTTTTGGGGTGCGCGAATCACCGACTATGTTTCAGCCACACGAAACCGTAATTCGTCCATGGCGTCGGACATCGCCGGCTTCGGCGGCACCGCTTTCGGAAGTTACTTTGGGTTTGGCCCCGCGATTTACGGGTTTTTCGGCGGGCAAACTTGCCACATCGCCGTCGGTAGGCTCCGCCACCGGCCATGCCTCTTCGGCTTTCGCGGAAAGTTGTCTCACCGTGAGGCGCTTTTTAAGCGGGCAAAGTTTCCCGTTTGCCGCCGATAAGCTCTGCCGGCCCAGACGCCTCATCCGCCGCGTCGA
Encoded here:
- a CDS encoding major capsid protein, whose protein sequence is MANAFVTTTELLQLGDGNISDIEVSELLEDAPLLAALSAIEASNDTSHEWLKKTAAPTTGFRAINDGRENKKATYTKVVKALKLFDAGFSIDMGLLKSKNGDALRTREAKDHLMAAFADFEKQIVYGTGQDADGFGGFANETTCDDSDDSMVINAAGTTANTASSVWAIRIGEPAVSVVYGANGRIEIGEEFPTVLDGSATGVYDAMRTPILFYGGLQISTTLDLGRICNLTADSGKGLTDDLLSELFALFPAGRKPNAFAMSRRSQKQLQQSRTATNATGAEAPFPTEAHGVPIVVTDQITDTEALLTVAA
- a CDS encoding phage portal protein is translated as MLGTFTNRVTSFFSYDALNPRGRRRAITRGVVREDHHVRGTKRRKLQENAADLCRNLSLAAWMVRRHLDYVSAFDFHGRNEDEQLNQQIERLMLDDSRPSRSDLSGRFGREKLFRLAEARRVLDGDTGLIKLNDGRLQGIQADLIRDPVDMGASENWVDGIMIGRFGRPLSFALHRRASNTSVEFVRRVNAPNVIHYGFFDRYAGDQVRGVSPLVSALNPLRDVYENFSYALAKAKVSQLFALAFYRNGTESAGELGEDEDGPTDESTGDPAGYKVDFGSGPQLLDLDPGDRAEFLESKQPSSEFQKFTQLVVQVALKALDIPYSFYDESHTNFFGSRAAWLHYERSCKDKRDDQIEMRRNYTVWKIAGWVRDGRLTLPRGMRVLDVAFEWVPRGMPWWDPSKEIRGHVAAIKGALDNPQRICRSTGTDLYDNIDQIAKAREYAASKGVSLEYAMEPEAIQVIETDQ